The Eubacterium ventriosum genome includes the window TATTCAACTCTGTTTAATGCATGTTCATAGATGTTAAACTTGTCAACATAACAGGTAAGATCCTGAACCTTCTCAATAATTCCATCTCTAAGTTTTTCTAACTTTTCAATGTTTTCAGAAATCTTCTCACTTTCCCCATTCATTAATTCTTCAATAATTAAATTAATTGTAGCAAGACCATACATATTCTCTGTACTTAAAAGACTTTCATCTTCTAAAGTCATTGTGTAATATGTGTAATAATTCATTGCCAAACGGATATTTGCATATTTGTTATTTATTTCCATAAATGGTCCACAATATGCTTTTAAGTTTTCATCTACGTGTTTGTTCTTTAATAATTCGCCTACTATCTTTTTCACTTTTTTTTCCCTTATTTTTTGTTACTTTTTGTATTACACGGATTGCTCCTTACTTCATTATGTCTGAAAAATCGAATGTAGCAAAATAATCTGCAGGTGTTTCTGCTCTACGAATCATTTCTACACTTCCATCTTCCTTTAATAATAATTCTGCTGAACGAAGTCTTCCGTTGTAGTTATATCCCATTGAGAAGCCATGTGCTCCCGTGTCATGAATATAAATGAAATCTCCCATGTCAATCTTTGGAAGTTCTCTGTCAACTGCAAATTTGTCATTATTTTCACAAAGACTACCCACCACGTCATATACATGGTCTTTTGGCTGGTCTTCCTTACCCATTACTGTAATATGGTGATATGCACCATACATTGCAGGTCTCATTAAGTTTACTGCACAGGCATCAACACCAATATATTCTTTATAGATATGTTTCTCATGTACTGCCTTAGTAACCAATGCACCGTAAGGTCCCATCATAAAACGTCCCATTTCTGTGTAAATAGCAATATCATCCATTCCTTCAGGTTTAAGAATTTCTTCGTATACCTTTCTTACACCTTCACCAATTGCCATAATGTCATTTGGTTCCTGATCAGGTCTGTAAGGGATACCAACACCACCTGAAAGGTTAATAAACTTAATGTCTGCTCCTGTTTCTTTTTCAAGTTTAACTGCAAGTTCAAAAATTGTTCTTGCAAGCATTGGGTAATATTCATTAGTTACTGTGTTGCTGGCAAGGAATGCATGAATGCCAAAGTTCTTAACTCCCTTAGCCTTTAAAATCTTAAATGCTTCAACTATCTGTTCAGGGGTCATTCCGTACTTAGCATCTCCAGGGTTATCCATAATACCGTTACATACTTCAAAAACTCCACCTGGATTATATCTACAGCTTACTGTTTCAGGAATTCCACATTCTGCTTCCATATAATCAATCATTGTAATGTCATCAAGGTTGATAATTCCCCCTAAATCATTACAATATTTAAATTCTCCTGCAGGTGTTTCGTTTGATGAAAACATAATTTCATCATTTCTAAATCCAAGCTTATCAGCTATCATTAATTCTGTGTATGATGAACAGTCAACACCACATCCTGCTTCTTTAAGTTTTTTAATAATAAATGGATTTGGTTCAGCCTTTACTGCAAAATATTCTCTAAAACCCTTATTCCATGAAAACGCTTCGTTTACTTTTCTTGCATTCTCCATAAATCCTTTTTCATCATAAATATGAAAAGGTGTTGGGTATGTCTTTTCAATCTCCTTTAACTGTTCAAGTGTTACAAATGGTTTCTTTTCCATGTTTTTTCAGTCCTCCTATTATTGTGTATATTATAATGATTACAAAAATCAATTACATATGCTTATGTGTAAACAAATGATCCTGGCAATATTCTTTGTTGCCTGAGCATTTAGAACAATATCTAAATGTTAAATTAGGATCATCTAATTCCGTTCTGCCACAGACTGCACACTTATGTCTTGCGCCATTCTGGTAAGTCTGATTCTGTCTTGCTCTGTTAACCTGCTGCCTGTACTGTCTCTTACGCTTTGCCTGAGCCACACTAAAGGCTCCGCCATTCTTTTTAAGAGAAATAAAATATAATATAAAGTTAAGCAACGACATAACAATAAGTACCGTTGTAATAATTGCAAGCACATATGTCCCAATCTGTCTTGCATAACTAAAAGCGTTGTAAATGTCAATTAAGATATATGCTCCATACAATACTCCAAACCACTTAATCTTAATAGGTATAATGAAGTACAACATAAGTTGTTCTTCCGGATAAGTTGCCGCAAAAGCTAAGAATATGGACATATTAATGTAATAAGTACTTACATAAGCACCAATGTAGCTTCCTAATGTTTGACTTGAAAATGTATCTTTATAAACAAATGTCAAAACTACGTATAAAACAATTGCACCTACAACTGTAAATATGAGACCTGATATAAGATAAACATTATATCTGTACGTTCCCCATGTTCTTTCCAAAGTCTGTCCCAACTGATAATAAAGAATCAGCATAATTATTGTGAAGATACTTAATTCCTCCGGCATTGTTAAAACCCATGTTACTATACGCCATATCTGTCCGTGCAAAATCATATACGGATTAAATGTTAAAAGACCATACAATGTAGGATTTATCAAACTAAGCATATATCCAATAACATATCCTGCTATTAAATATAAGGTAAGATTCTTTATAGCATACTTGCCGTATTTTCTTTCAAAATTAGAAATCATAAATTCTCCTCTGCCTTTCACCAAAAAGATATTGCAAAAAATATGTAATCTGCAACTTCTCTTCAAATAATAAACCAATTTACAGTATAATTTCCAAACCACTGTTTGTCAAACTACTTTCAATGTTTTTAATGGGATTTTCAACATATTTTCCATACATTTCTTTTTATTTGTTTTAATGTCTAAATAATATTACATTTTATTCATTTTTAGACATAGGCTTTTTACATTTTGTCTATTTTTGTTGGGTTGTTTTTTCTTATTAATTATATTATAATATAGAAATTCGCGTAAACACTTTTATTAAATATGAAAAAGATACGTTATTGAACTAAAATTTTTAATTAAAATCATTGTAATAACTTTACTGATTTTAATGATTAGATTTCAATTATAAGTGCTTTAATGGCTTATTAAGGCATTAGGAGGAAAAAAATGAATGAATTAGAATATTACAGTCTTGGTATTGACATCGGTTCTACCACAGTAAAAATTGCAATCCTTGACAAGAATAATGATGTTGTTTTTTCTGATTACAAAAGACATTATGCAAACATTCAGGAAACTTTGGCTTCTCTTCTTAAAGAAGCTAAAGACAAATTAGGAAATATAGAATTATCACCAATGATTACAGGTTCAGGTGGACTTGCCCTTTCAAATCATTTGAAAGTACCTTTCGTTCAGGAAGTTGTTGCCGTAGCTTCAGCCCTTGAAGATTATGCACCTCAGACTGACGTTGCCATCGAACTTGGTGGTGAAGATGCAAAGATTATTTATTTCACTAACGGTATTGAACAGCGTATGAATGGTATTTGTGCCGGTGGTACAGGTTCTTTCATAGATCAGATGGCTTCTCTTTTACAGACAGATGCCAGCGGTTTAAATGAATATGCCAAGAATTATCAGGCTATTTATCCTATTGCTGCCCGTTGTGGTGTTTTTGCAAAAACAGATATTCAGCCTTTAATTAACGAAGGTGCTACTAAAGAAGATTTAGCCGCTTCTATTTTTCAGGCTGTTGTTAACCAGACTATTTCAGGTCTTGCCTGTGGTAAACCTATCCGTGGAACAGTTGCTTTCCTTGGTGGACCACTTCACTTTTTACCTGAATTAAAGAATGCATTTATCAGAACTTTAAAATTAGATGATGAGCATATTGTTGCACCTGAACATTCTCATTTGTTTGCTGCAATCGGTTCTGCTCTTAACCATTCTGAAAATGTAAAAGTTAACATTTCTGATTTATATGAACAGTTATCTAAAGGTATAAAGATGTCTATGGAAATTAAACGTCTTGATCCTTTATTTAATAACGAAAGAGAATATAAGGAATTTACTGAAAGACACAATAAGGACTGTGTAAAAAAGGGAGATCTTGCTACATACAAAGGCAATTGCTATTTAGGTATTGATTCAGGTTCTACTACAACTAAAGCTGCTTTGGTTGCCGAGGATGGAACTCTTCTTTACTCATACTATAGTGGTAACAACGGTAATCCTTTACAGACTATTATTGATGCCGTTAAGGATATTTATAAGAAACTTCCTTCTGACGCACACATTGTACGTTCATGTTCAACAGGTTATGGTGAAGCTCTTATTAAGAATGCCTTATTGCTTGATGAAGGTGAAGTTGAAACGGTAGCCCACTATCATGCAGCAGCTTTCTTTGAGCCACAGGTTGATTGTATTCTTGATATTGGCGGACAGGATATGAAATGTATTAAAATCAAAAACAATTCTGTAGACAGCGTTCAGCTTAATGAAGCCTGCTCTTCAGGTTGTGGTTCTTTCATTGAAACTTTTGCCAAATCATTAAATTACTCTGTTCAGGATTTTGCTAAGGAAGCTTTATTTGCAAGTAACCCTACTGACCTTGGTACAAGATGTACTGTATTTATGAACTCTAATGTTAAGCAGGCACAGAAAGAAGGCGCTACTGTTGCAGATATTTCTTCAGGTCTTGCTTATTCAGTTATAAAAAATGCTTTATACAAAGTTATTAAAATTTCTGACGCAAAGGATTTAGGACGTAAGGTTGTTGTTCAGGGTGGTACATTCTACAACGA containing:
- a CDS encoding rhomboid family intramembrane serine protease gives rise to the protein MISNFERKYGKYAIKNLTLYLIAGYVIGYMLSLINPTLYGLLTFNPYMILHGQIWRIVTWVLTMPEELSIFTIIMLILYYQLGQTLERTWGTYRYNVYLISGLIFTVVGAIVLYVVLTFVYKDTFSSQTLGSYIGAYVSTYYINMSIFLAFAATYPEEQLMLYFIIPIKIKWFGVLYGAYILIDIYNAFSYARQIGTYVLAIITTVLIVMSLLNFILYFISLKKNGGAFSVAQAKRKRQYRQQVNRARQNQTYQNGARHKCAVCGRTELDDPNLTFRYCSKCSGNKEYCQDHLFTHKHM
- a CDS encoding diaminopimelate decarboxylase: MEKKPFVTLEQLKEIEKTYPTPFHIYDEKGFMENARKVNEAFSWNKGFREYFAVKAEPNPFIIKKLKEAGCGVDCSSYTELMIADKLGFRNDEIMFSSNETPAGEFKYCNDLGGIINLDDITMIDYMEAECGIPETVSCRYNPGGVFEVCNGIMDNPGDAKYGMTPEQIVEAFKILKAKGVKNFGIHAFLASNTVTNEYYPMLARTIFELAVKLEKETGADIKFINLSGGVGIPYRPDQEPNDIMAIGEGVRKVYEEILKPEGMDDIAIYTEMGRFMMGPYGALVTKAVHEKHIYKEYIGVDACAVNLMRPAMYGAYHHITVMGKEDQPKDHVYDVVGSLCENNDKFAVDRELPKIDMGDFIYIHDTGAHGFSMGYNYNGRLRSAELLLKEDGSVEMIRRAETPADYFATFDFSDIMK